One Sphingopyxis macrogoltabida genomic region harbors:
- a CDS encoding 2OG-Fe(II) oxygenase yields MTDKQSIEGRAAALDVEALASDLGEKGWHIVPRLLTPESCTALRSAYDRDDLYRSTVVMQRHGFGRGAYRYYRYPLPDIVGAIRAALYPPLAGIANRWAEALGQGPHFPEEHAAFIDICQAAGQRRPTPLLLRYVAGDYNCLHQDLYGAVHFPFQIAVLLSQPGTEFDGGEFVLTEQRPRMQSRAHVVPLQQGDAVIFAVNEALRAGTRGYYHVKLRHGVSEVRDGERHTLGVIFHDAS; encoded by the coding sequence ATGACGGACAAGCAAAGCATCGAGGGTCGCGCCGCGGCGCTGGACGTGGAGGCGCTGGCAAGCGACCTTGGCGAGAAGGGCTGGCATATCGTGCCGCGCCTGCTGACGCCCGAAAGCTGCACCGCCCTGCGCAGCGCCTATGACAGGGACGACCTCTATCGCAGCACGGTGGTCATGCAGCGGCACGGCTTCGGACGTGGCGCCTATCGCTATTATCGCTACCCGCTGCCCGATATCGTCGGGGCGATCCGCGCCGCGCTTTATCCGCCGCTGGCGGGGATCGCGAACCGCTGGGCGGAAGCGCTGGGTCAGGGGCCGCATTTTCCCGAGGAGCACGCCGCCTTTATCGATATCTGCCAGGCGGCCGGGCAGCGACGGCCGACCCCGCTGCTGCTCCGCTATGTCGCGGGCGATTACAACTGCCTGCATCAGGATCTGTATGGCGCGGTGCATTTCCCGTTCCAGATCGCGGTCCTCCTGTCGCAGCCCGGGACCGAGTTCGATGGCGGCGAATTCGTCCTGACCGAACAACGCCCACGCATGCAGTCGCGCGCGCATGTTGTGCCGTTGCAGCAGGGCGATGCGGTAATCTTCGCAGTCAACGAGGCGCTGCGCGCGGGAACGCGCGGATATTATCACGTCAAGCTACGCCATGGCGTCAGCGAAGTCCGCGACGGGGAGCGGCATACGCTGGGGGTGATCTTTCATGATGCGAGCTGA
- a CDS encoding lytic murein transglycosylase produces MLSAWVLTASAPLHAQGSDAGFTTYVQSLWPKAQQRGVSRATFDRVTAGLVYNPRVVALDRDNLGAPPNPNTPIPAFAPYKAKHVDAARIGGGRAVHDRLLPMLSRIEQRTGVPTSIMIAIFGHETAYGKVTGNFDLPEALATLAYEGRRRSLFEPEFLATLEMVEKGVPRSVLKGSWAGAFGYPQFLPSVYLAVAEDGDGDGVARIWSSEADAIESIGAYLRRAGWRAGQPWGVAVRVPAGFDRNRFATRLQPTRCPRVFARYSRWRSMAEWRADGFQPLNGRWPDGQVQATLLEPDGPGNTAYLLTGNYRAILDYNCSNFYALSVGLLADEIDR; encoded by the coding sequence ATGCTGTCGGCCTGGGTGCTCACCGCATCGGCGCCGCTCCACGCACAGGGGAGCGATGCCGGCTTTACCACCTATGTCCAGTCGCTGTGGCCGAAGGCGCAGCAGCGCGGGGTGTCGCGCGCGACCTTCGACCGGGTGACCGCGGGGCTGGTCTATAACCCCCGTGTCGTGGCGCTCGATCGCGACAACCTTGGCGCACCGCCGAATCCCAACACGCCGATCCCGGCCTTTGCGCCCTATAAGGCGAAGCATGTCGATGCGGCGCGGATCGGTGGCGGGCGCGCGGTTCACGACCGGCTGCTGCCGATGCTGTCGCGGATCGAACAGCGCACCGGCGTGCCGACGAGCATCATGATCGCGATTTTCGGGCATGAGACCGCATACGGCAAGGTGACGGGCAATTTCGACTTGCCCGAGGCACTGGCGACATTGGCCTATGAAGGCCGCCGCCGCAGCCTGTTCGAACCCGAATTTCTCGCGACGCTGGAAATGGTCGAAAAGGGCGTGCCGCGCAGCGTGCTGAAAGGAAGCTGGGCGGGCGCATTCGGTTATCCGCAATTCCTGCCGTCGGTCTATCTGGCGGTCGCCGAAGACGGCGACGGCGACGGTGTCGCGCGTATCTGGTCGAGCGAGGCCGATGCGATCGAATCGATCGGTGCCTATCTGCGCCGCGCCGGCTGGCGCGCCGGGCAGCCGTGGGGTGTCGCGGTGCGTGTGCCCGCCGGTTTCGACCGCAATCGTTTTGCGACACGGCTGCAGCCGACCCGCTGCCCGCGGGTTTTCGCGCGTTACAGCCGCTGGCGGAGCATGGCCGAATGGCGCGCCGACGGCTTCCAGCCGCTGAACGGCCGCTGGCCCGACGGGCAGGTGCAGGCGACGTTGCTCGAACCCGATGGTCCCGGCAACACCGCCTATTTGCTGACCGGCAATTATCGTGCGATACTCGACTATAATTGTTCCAACTTTTACGCGCTTTCTGTGGGGTTGCTGGCGGATGAAATCGATCGTTAG
- a CDS encoding septal ring lytic transglycosylase RlpA family protein, with product MKSIVRGGGLMAGAALLLSGCGNLGGGKGDSRPIAGPAPATAGVDGPAKLGEPFTIGGTTYTPADIADYDDVGYAGWYGEELAGRPTANGEAFDPAAITAAHKTLPLPSYVEVTALDTGRTILVRVNDRGPMVNDRLIDLSRGAAEQLGLTGGVAAVRVRRTNPPAAERAQLRAGGAVPDRIATPDSLLMILRSKLKGIPVPAGVSANVAAATPSTPTAPAPAQPAGGDRFIVEGPGAKKPAAKPAAKPATPVAKPAPAPSAASGSHAVQVAAFSSQSRANAAAKSVGGSVVKAGNLWRVRMGPFASDAEAQAALGKAKAKGFRDAVVVRDR from the coding sequence ATGAAATCGATCGTTAGGGGCGGGGGCCTGATGGCAGGAGCGGCGTTGCTGCTCAGCGGATGCGGCAATTTGGGGGGCGGCAAGGGCGATAGCAGGCCCATAGCGGGGCCGGCGCCTGCGACGGCCGGCGTCGATGGACCGGCCAAGCTTGGCGAACCCTTCACGATCGGCGGCACGACCTATACGCCCGCCGATATCGCCGATTATGACGATGTCGGCTATGCGGGCTGGTATGGCGAGGAACTGGCCGGGCGCCCGACAGCCAATGGCGAAGCGTTCGATCCCGCCGCGATCACCGCCGCGCACAAGACACTGCCGCTGCCGAGCTATGTCGAGGTCACCGCGCTCGATACCGGACGCACCATCCTTGTGCGCGTCAACGATCGCGGCCCGATGGTGAACGACCGGCTGATCGACCTGTCGCGCGGCGCGGCGGAACAGCTTGGCCTGACCGGCGGCGTCGCCGCCGTCCGCGTCCGGCGCACCAATCCGCCGGCGGCCGAAAGGGCGCAGTTGCGCGCGGGGGGTGCAGTTCCTGACCGGATCGCTACCCCCGACTCGCTGCTGATGATCCTGCGTAGCAAGCTCAAGGGCATTCCAGTGCCGGCGGGCGTTTCCGCCAATGTCGCGGCGGCGACGCCATCGACGCCGACCGCTCCGGCGCCGGCGCAGCCCGCCGGCGGCGACCGTTTCATCGTCGAAGGCCCCGGCGCGAAAAAGCCGGCGGCAAAGCCTGCCGCCAAACCGGCCACACCCGTCGCCAAGCCTGCGCCGGCGCCGTCCGCCGCGAGCGGTAGCCACGCCGTGCAGGTGGCGGCGTTCAGCAGCCAGAGCCGCGCCAATGCCGCCGCGAAGTCGGTCGGCGGCAGCGTCGTCAAGGCGGGCAATCTCTGGCGGGTCCGTATGGGACCGTTCGCCAGCGACGCCGAGGCGCAGGCGGCGCTCGGCAAGGCAAAGGCAAAGGGTTTCCGCGACGCAGTGGTCGTTCGCGACCGGTGA
- a CDS encoding NAD(P)/FAD-dependent oxidoreductase: MQTADFLIVGGGIAGVSAAARLAPHGRTVLLEAESGFGYHSSGRSATYYHFGIGKSVVRGMTAFSRAHFETPSANGTALSRPSAALFIAPPEMLAGLDALEAEMRPYSDRLERLDADAARDVVPVLRCGGDGIVAAVLDRTARRLDSEMLQQDYRAAIKRAGGQSISGARVVAVAREGTNWVATTAAGDRFSAPTLVNAAGAWCDEIARLAGVAPLGLQPLRRTIIGFDAPPDQQIGDWPFTKTAVDDFYMLPESGRLLACPVDEVPSEPTDAQPEEYDIALAAAKVEHYTSLAVRRISHSWAGLRTFTHDRIPVAGFAPDAEGFFWLAGQGGYGLQTAPAMAAAAEALITGGNWPAGLTDWGVDRADLAVERLQIAGH; the protein is encoded by the coding sequence TTGCAGACAGCCGATTTTCTGATCGTGGGCGGCGGCATCGCTGGCGTATCGGCAGCCGCGCGGCTTGCCCCGCATGGACGGACCGTGCTGCTCGAAGCAGAGAGTGGCTTCGGCTATCATTCGAGCGGCCGCAGCGCGACCTATTATCATTTCGGCATCGGCAAATCGGTGGTGCGCGGCATGACAGCATTCAGCCGCGCGCATTTCGAAACACCCAGCGCAAATGGCACCGCGCTGTCGCGCCCCTCCGCCGCGCTGTTCATCGCGCCGCCGGAGATGCTCGCGGGGCTCGACGCGCTTGAGGCAGAAATGCGGCCCTATAGCGACCGGCTCGAACGGCTCGACGCCGACGCCGCGCGCGACGTCGTGCCGGTACTCCGCTGCGGCGGCGACGGGATCGTCGCCGCGGTGCTCGACCGCACTGCTCGCCGCCTCGACAGCGAAATGCTGCAGCAGGATTATCGCGCGGCGATCAAGCGAGCGGGCGGCCAGTCGATCTCGGGTGCCCGCGTCGTCGCGGTCGCGCGTGAAGGAACGAACTGGGTCGCGACCACAGCGGCCGGCGATCGCTTCTCGGCACCGACCCTCGTCAACGCGGCGGGCGCCTGGTGCGACGAGATCGCGCGCCTCGCGGGCGTCGCCCCGCTCGGCCTCCAGCCGCTGCGCCGGACGATCATTGGCTTCGATGCCCCGCCGGATCAGCAGATCGGCGACTGGCCCTTCACCAAGACCGCGGTCGACGATTTCTACATGCTGCCCGAATCGGGTCGCCTGCTCGCCTGTCCCGTCGACGAAGTGCCGAGCGAGCCGACCGACGCCCAGCCGGAGGAATATGACATCGCCCTCGCCGCAGCGAAGGTCGAACATTATACTTCGCTTGCGGTCCGGCGGATCAGTCATAGCTGGGCGGGGCTGCGCACCTTCACGCATGACCGCATTCCGGTCGCCGGCTTCGCGCCCGATGCAGAGGGATTTTTCTGGCTGGCCGGTCAGGGCGGATATGGTCTGCAGACCGCCCCCGCGATGGCCGCCGCAGCGGAGGCGCTGATCACCGGCGGCAACTGGCCCGCCGGCTTGACGGATTGGGGCGTCGATCGGGCCGATCTTGCGGTCGAACGGCTCCAGATCGCAGGACATTAG
- a CDS encoding autotransporter outer membrane beta-barrel domain-containing protein, translating into MRKILLASTCLAAVSATPALAETTITTATTAPVRTSTVKSGTPDDVKITSAGSVKPTSGTAVTIDSNHKVVNEGTIQITNSDNARGIFANAGTVGSITNSASGKIIIDESYAPTDIDKDGDIDGPFAVGSNRVGIATGGAFTGNIVNSGTITIEGNDSAGIRLGGPLTGNFTNDGTISVLGDRALGVGLQDVTGNVRLAGSISAQGVDAVAARLSGNITGALVVQGTVVATGYRTTTAPADPSKLDADDLLIGGPALSIEGDVTGGIVLAVPPKDNNKDDKDEDKDGIEDAKEGSAAVSSFGSAPALRIGAANRDVTIGAVNGTGTGFGLIIDGSVQGNGLYAGTAGNAIQIGGMGGNVTIAGGIAIGGTVTANSKDVAATGIRMGAGSATPEIRVAGKVEATSGGNSANAVATGILVEAGSDVALIRNSGTITAKTGGDNGTARAIVDLSGNVDTVENSGAISASGAAAASGRNIAIDLSANAGGATVKQTAVASGVTAPSIVGDVRFGGGNDVFDIADGSVKGDTFFGAGTNRLALSGDATYDGTARFGSGADAMTLAGTSKFSGTADFGGGADTLNIGGTSVFSGRLQNSGGLAVSVSGGTFDVVGAATISSLSITDKGVLGVTLDTGNTGTALQVTGNASFGTESTLALKLSSIENAEGEHIVLTAGSLTGASNLTTSQTLLPFLYKGTLTSNATQLIVDVSRKSTTELGLNRSEASAFNAVIDALGGDEDIEDVFLDIVDGGQFRNQLQQMLPEHEGGVFETVTSGSRALSRYLQDPNAPFQDEGKWGYWVNQAVWGTSKSLGDTSSYDVSGWGISMGAEIESDVGNFGASIAYLKGKDGNGSNDNEVSTSQFEGALHWRLRSDRLMANARISGAPIKMKGTRIFRAEAGAEDIEKTIRGKWDGTLWSASGSVAYDAVTNGGFSIRPVVAVDYYKLTEKGYQETGGGDSLDLKVLGRDSDELAVSGTVAVGFDFGGRDEYDGWTRFEIEGGRRQIVGGSLGATTASFKDGTPFTLVPDDRTSGWVGRLRGIAGNSAFQVGGEFSAEEQQSHMGWSVRASLRVGL; encoded by the coding sequence ATGCGCAAGATCCTGCTAGCGTCCACCTGCCTGGCGGCGGTGTCGGCCACCCCCGCCCTCGCCGAAACCACCATCACCACCGCGACCACCGCACCCGTCCGCACCTCGACGGTCAAGTCGGGCACGCCCGACGATGTGAAGATTACCTCGGCCGGATCGGTGAAGCCGACCAGCGGCACCGCGGTGACGATCGACAGCAATCACAAGGTGGTCAACGAAGGCACGATCCAGATCACCAATTCCGACAATGCGCGGGGCATCTTCGCCAACGCCGGCACCGTCGGTTCGATCACCAATAGCGCGTCGGGCAAGATCATCATCGACGAAAGTTATGCGCCGACCGACATCGACAAGGACGGCGACATCGACGGCCCCTTTGCGGTCGGCAGCAATCGCGTTGGCATCGCGACCGGCGGCGCCTTCACCGGCAATATCGTCAATTCGGGCACGATCACGATCGAGGGTAATGACTCGGCGGGCATCCGCCTCGGCGGCCCGCTGACCGGCAATTTCACCAACGACGGCACCATCTCGGTCCTCGGCGACCGTGCGCTCGGCGTCGGACTTCAGGACGTCACCGGCAACGTCCGCCTCGCCGGCTCGATCAGCGCGCAGGGCGTCGACGCCGTCGCAGCACGGCTTTCCGGTAACATCACCGGTGCGCTCGTCGTCCAGGGCACCGTCGTCGCGACCGGCTATCGCACCACGACCGCACCTGCCGACCCGTCGAAGCTCGACGCCGACGACCTTCTGATCGGCGGCCCGGCGCTGTCGATCGAAGGCGATGTGACGGGCGGCATCGTCCTCGCCGTGCCGCCGAAGGACAATAACAAGGACGACAAGGACGAGGACAAGGACGGCATCGAGGACGCCAAGGAAGGCTCCGCTGCGGTCAGCTCGTTCGGCTCAGCGCCGGCGCTGCGCATCGGCGCCGCGAACCGTGACGTCACGATCGGCGCCGTCAATGGCACCGGCACCGGTTTCGGCCTGATCATAGACGGTTCGGTGCAAGGCAACGGCCTCTATGCCGGCACCGCAGGCAATGCGATCCAGATCGGCGGCATGGGCGGCAACGTCACCATCGCCGGCGGCATCGCCATCGGCGGCACCGTCACGGCGAATTCAAAAGATGTCGCGGCAACCGGAATCCGCATGGGCGCCGGTTCGGCCACCCCCGAAATTCGCGTCGCGGGCAAGGTCGAGGCGACGAGCGGTGGTAACAGCGCCAATGCGGTCGCGACCGGCATCCTCGTCGAAGCGGGCAGCGATGTCGCCTTGATCCGCAACAGCGGCACGATCACGGCGAAGACCGGCGGCGACAACGGCACCGCGCGCGCCATCGTCGACCTGTCGGGCAACGTCGATACGGTCGAGAACAGCGGTGCAATCAGTGCCAGCGGAGCGGCGGCGGCCTCCGGGCGCAACATCGCGATCGACCTGTCGGCGAATGCCGGCGGCGCGACGGTCAAGCAGACCGCGGTCGCATCGGGGGTCACCGCGCCGAGCATCGTCGGCGACGTGCGCTTCGGCGGCGGCAACGATGTGTTCGACATCGCCGATGGCTCGGTCAAGGGCGACACCTTCTTCGGTGCGGGCACCAACCGCCTCGCGCTGTCTGGCGACGCGACCTATGACGGCACCGCCCGCTTCGGCAGCGGCGCCGACGCCATGACGCTCGCCGGGACCTCGAAGTTCAGCGGCACCGCCGATTTCGGCGGCGGTGCCGACACGCTTAACATCGGCGGCACGTCGGTCTTCTCGGGCCGTCTGCAAAATTCGGGCGGACTGGCGGTCAGCGTCAGTGGCGGCACCTTCGACGTTGTCGGCGCCGCAACCATCTCGTCGCTGTCGATCACCGACAAGGGTGTGCTGGGCGTGACGCTCGACACCGGCAACACGGGCACGGCGTTGCAGGTCACCGGCAACGCCAGCTTCGGCACCGAATCGACGCTGGCGCTCAAACTGTCGAGCATCGAGAATGCCGAGGGCGAGCATATCGTCCTGACCGCAGGCTCGCTGACCGGCGCCAGCAACCTCACGACGTCGCAGACGTTGCTGCCCTTCCTCTACAAGGGCACGCTGACCTCGAACGCGACGCAGCTCATCGTCGATGTGTCGCGCAAGAGCACGACCGAACTCGGCCTCAACCGCTCCGAAGCGAGCGCGTTCAATGCGGTGATCGACGCACTCGGCGGCGACGAGGACATCGAGGATGTGTTCCTCGACATCGTCGACGGCGGCCAGTTCCGCAATCAGTTGCAGCAGATGCTCCCCGAACATGAAGGCGGCGTCTTCGAAACCGTCACCTCGGGCTCGCGCGCACTGTCGCGCTACCTGCAGGACCCGAACGCACCGTTCCAGGACGAAGGCAAATGGGGATACTGGGTCAACCAGGCCGTCTGGGGCACCTCGAAGAGCCTCGGCGACACCTCAAGCTACGATGTCAGCGGCTGGGGCATTTCGATGGGTGCGGAGATCGAGAGCGATGTCGGTAACTTCGGCGCGTCGATCGCTTACCTCAAGGGCAAGGACGGCAACGGCAGCAACGACAATGAAGTCAGCACCAGCCAGTTCGAAGGCGCGCTACACTGGCGCCTGCGCTCGGACCGCCTGATGGCGAATGCCCGCATTTCGGGGGCGCCGATCAAGATGAAGGGCACGCGCATCTTCCGCGCCGAAGCCGGGGCCGAGGACATCGAAAAGACGATCCGCGGCAAATGGGACGGCACGCTTTGGTCCGCCTCGGGTTCGGTTGCCTATGATGCGGTCACGAACGGCGGCTTCTCGATCCGGCCGGTTGTCGCGGTGGATTATTACAAGCTGACCGAGAAGGGCTATCAGGAAACCGGCGGCGGCGACTCGCTCGACCTTAAGGTCCTCGGCCGCGACAGCGACGAACTGGCAGTGTCCGGCACCGTCGCGGTCGGCTTCGATTTCGGCGGCCGCGACGAATATGACGGCTGGACGCGCTTCGAAATCGAGGGCGGCCGCCGCCAGATCGTCGGGGGCTCGCTCGGCGCGACCACCGCCTCGTTCAAGGACGGCACCCCCTTCACTCTCGTTCCCGACGACCGCACCAGCGGCTGGGTCGGCCGCCTGCGCGGCATCGCCGGCAACTCGGCGTTCCAGGTCGGGGGCGAGTTCTCCGCGGAAGAGCAGCAGAGCCATATGGGCTGGTCTGTCCGCGCCAGCTTGCGGGTCGGTCTCTAA
- a CDS encoding FecR family protein, which produces MPADPRTLAETRAIDWLIRQRDPGFADWDGFADWLAEDPGHSAVYDAMASLDLDLDALPKGAPEPAKPAVVIIPHDAPRRPSRRAWFGGAIAAALVGAVSLSSLGLFGDANRIETAAGEHRTIALADGSRIEINGGSVVELDKDRPRFARLASGEAMFHVVHRDGDPFVVEAGASRIVDLGTAFNVVRRNRATSVAVSEGIVVYNPGKDNVRMNAGKAIEAHDDDKAPPAVRDVDVGSVGGWRTGLLVYNGTPLTIVAEDLKRTAGLDISVVPEAADVSFRGALIVDKNRARTVADLAALSGTKAARQGDGWTLTR; this is translated from the coding sequence ATGCCGGCTGACCCCCGCACCCTCGCCGAAACGCGCGCCATCGACTGGCTGATCCGCCAGCGCGATCCCGGCTTTGCCGATTGGGACGGTTTTGCCGACTGGCTCGCCGAAGACCCCGGTCATTCGGCGGTGTATGACGCGATGGCCAGTCTCGACCTCGACCTCGACGCCCTGCCGAAAGGCGCGCCCGAGCCGGCCAAGCCGGCGGTCGTCATCATCCCGCACGACGCCCCGCGCCGCCCGTCGCGCCGCGCCTGGTTCGGCGGTGCGATCGCAGCAGCACTCGTCGGCGCCGTCAGCCTGTCGAGCCTCGGCCTGTTCGGCGACGCAAACCGGATCGAAACCGCGGCGGGCGAGCATCGCACAATCGCTCTCGCCGACGGCTCACGGATCGAGATCAACGGCGGTTCGGTGGTCGAACTCGACAAGGATCGCCCGCGCTTTGCCCGGCTCGCGTCGGGTGAGGCGATGTTCCATGTCGTCCACCGCGACGGCGACCCGTTTGTCGTCGAGGCGGGCGCGTCGAGGATCGTCGACCTTGGTACGGCCTTCAACGTCGTGCGGCGAAATCGCGCCACCTCGGTCGCGGTTTCCGAAGGGATCGTCGTTTACAATCCGGGCAAGGACAATGTCCGCATGAACGCGGGCAAGGCGATCGAAGCGCACGACGACGACAAGGCGCCGCCTGCGGTTCGCGATGTCGATGTCGGCAGCGTCGGCGGCTGGCGCACCGGCCTGCTCGTCTACAACGGCACGCCGCTCACCATCGTCGCCGAAGATCTGAAACGTACCGCCGGTCTCGACATTTCGGTGGTGCCCGAGGCGGCCGACGTGTCGTTCCGCGGCGCCCTGATCGTCGACAAAAATCGCGCCCGTACCGTCGCCGACCTCGCCGCGCTGTCGGGAACGAAGGCGGCACGGCAGGGCGACGGCTGGACCTTGACCCGCTGA
- a CDS encoding sigma-70 family RNA polymerase sigma factor, with the protein MFAYAASCPASLPQPAGVALRAPRLHGWAMALYDGIIRGPDGARAGRAEQRQTAFQTKRSMTEATERTDAGQGIEGVLLANRDRIVRFLMVRGAGDAAEDLFQDLWMRLTDRSTGPISDPLSYVMRAANNLMLDRYRSAQRSELRDKAWGESAALPKPSAETLLISREQLLLVDRAIDGTGERPAAIFRRFRIDGISQRDIAGEMGVSLSTVEADLRKVYAMLADLRRQFDAG; encoded by the coding sequence ATGTTCGCATATGCCGCCTCCTGTCCTGCCAGCCTCCCGCAGCCCGCGGGCGTCGCCCTGCGCGCGCCGCGGTTGCACGGCTGGGCGATGGCGCTATATGACGGGATCATCAGGGGGCCGGACGGCGCGCGTGCGGGCCGCGCCGAACAGCGACAGACGGCATTCCAGACAAAGCGATCGATGACAGAGGCGACTGAACGAACCGACGCCGGACAAGGCATCGAAGGCGTATTGCTCGCCAACCGGGACCGGATCGTCCGTTTCCTGATGGTTCGCGGCGCCGGCGATGCCGCGGAAGACCTGTTCCAGGATCTGTGGATGCGCCTGACCGACCGCAGTACCGGACCGATTTCCGACCCGCTCTCCTATGTGATGCGCGCCGCGAACAATCTGATGCTCGACCGCTATCGCTCGGCACAGCGCAGCGAACTTCGCGACAAGGCATGGGGTGAAAGCGCCGCCCTGCCGAAACCCTCGGCCGAAACGCTGCTCATCTCGCGCGAACAGCTTCTCCTCGTTGACCGGGCGATCGATGGGACCGGTGAACGCCCGGCCGCTATTTTCCGCCGTTTCCGGATCGACGGGATCAGCCAGCGCGACATCGCCGGCGAAATGGGCGTCAGCCTGAGCACCGTCGAAGCCGATTTGCGCAAGGTCTATGCCATGCTGGCCGATCTCCGGAGGCAATTCGATGCCGGCTGA